The Prionailurus viverrinus isolate Anna unplaced genomic scaffold, UM_Priviv_1.0 scaffold_49, whole genome shotgun sequence nucleotide sequence TCTCAGGTGGCTGGTGGAGGCCCCGTGAGGGCAGCAGACGAAGGCACGGGTGCCGTGGGCGTGGTGGTGGGCGCAGCAGGTGGTGGCCAGTGTGTGCCAGGTGGACCTCGTGGTGTCAGTGGCCCCAGAGTCCCTGGTGGTTCGGGTGGTGCCTGTGACCCTGGCCATCCCAGCAACCCCGGAGGCCTGAGCGATCCGGAAAGAACCAGCATTGTGGGAGAGGTAGGTGCCGCCTCTGGTGGCGCTCTCCAAATGGAGCGGGCACCCTACACACCAGGTCCTGGTGGAGATGCCGCGCCTGGCGCCAGAGGTCCTGGTAACCGACTGCTTCAGTTGTATCCTATTCAAGGAGTCCCAGCGGGCTGGACggcagggggatgggctggaGGTGGTTTGGCGCGCGgcggggtggggtgtggggggagacTTGGGGAAGTGGAGTTGaaaggggagcaggagggagctCCGGGCACCTGGAGGGTATCAGCTAGGGTTTGGCCCGTGCTGACAGaggatggggagtggggtggaCCGCCTGATGGGACTGAAGCGGTAGGGACAATGCTATCCGGGGTGGCCTGGCTGTATAGGGTGGGAGGTTGTGGACAGCCTGAGGGTcagcctggggtggggaaggcaggcctCACTGAAGAGGAGGCCTGAGGCACAGGCAAAATTAGTACTGTGGATGGTGCCTTAACCCAGTCTCCACCAGCACCCTCACTATACCTTTCCCCTCGGCCATGGATGCGGAGATTGCCCACAGGTTCCTGACTCCAAACGAGGAGCTCCAGGAGCCAGTTCGGGAGGAGCTCCATGTGAACGGCAGCATCCTGACTGTGTTAGTTCTAGAACGGTCCAGGGAGAGGGTGGTGGCAGGTGACCAGGGACAAGGTCAATTCCGGAGGAGCTGTAACGCAGACAAGGGAAACAGGAAAGGAGTGAGTCGAAGGAAGGAGTGTGGTGCTCTAGGATCGTTGCTGTGTGAAGGGGCGGAGCGGGGAATGTGCCCCACCGGCCCTCTAACTTGACTTATTTTTTCCTACCTTGTAGCCGCTTGACTGCCGATGACCCTGGCCAgctccaaatgtccatcacctccTGTCTTGGCCAGCTTTCCCTAGTGATACGGACCATGCAGATCATCATGCCCCCCTTTTTCACAAAGCCGCAGCAGTGAAAAGGTGGCTGGACCCAACTCTGTGTCCCCCCCACATGACAGTGATTCCTGCAGCAGCTGCCGTTTTCTTATTGAGGCCGCATCTTTTGCCTATACTGGCCCTTGGGTGCTTCagatccacattttttttttttttttttttttttttttttggtgatcaAATGGTAACTGCTACTATTCTATGTCTGGGTTTCTTTTTAGCATCTACGCCTTCTCCTATTCTCGCCTTTGTTCTCAGGTAGGGGGAGAGATTCTGACATTCAGATACTCAAGTACTAGAAGGCAATTGAAGAAGACAAGTTAGGCGATGGGAGACAAAAATTATGTCCTGTTATTCAGGACATTAACTACTGTCAACATGTTAGAACTTTTAGTTTTATACTAGCATGTACGTAGTCATGTATAATACCTGCAGAGTAGGACTTTGTGGCTTATCGGCCTTGATTCAGATCTGTGCAGAAGAGCGCTGGCACAGCTGGCTAGGTCGGCCCCACTGCCCATTCTATACTCCCGTGTCATCAGAGGCCTCATTCCCTGAGGTTCCGAACCCACAATTCTCAGAGCTCCTTGTGGTTGGCTCTCACTTGTATCATCCTTCCCCAAAGTGTTTTTCCAGTTTATTACGCTGCTGCTTGCTTCCCTGAAGTCCTGACAAGGGTccttgaggaaaacaaaaaggggaAGAGGTCTccctgaggtggggaggggacatgAGGTACATTACCCTTTGCCTTCCCCTCCAAGACTCTCTTATTTAGCACAACAGTGGGGCCACGGACAAGGCACCCGAGTGGCTGAGGAGGGGAATGGGCGACGCCCCGGCGCAGGAGGTGAGTCTCTAAAACGgagagaggaggaacagagcCTTGCCTGAGGGAGAATtagcactgtcagcagagagagactgagctgtGGAGAACGCCGTGACTCTATAGTTACGAATCTGTACCTGAGCGTCTCCAAATAGGTCCTCAGGACAAGTGAGGAAAGTAAAGGCACAGCTGCCTTGTCCTGGAGGCAGGTgtcacagcaagaaggtggccagtGTCTAGAGCGGCCTGTGGCTGGTGGAAGCATTTCAATGAGCAGTGTCACCAAAGAGCGCCTCAGCCTGAGCCTCGgactgtctctgtctgccctgtTCTTTGTCACTGTCTACGGGGCAGGCAGCTCTCATCTCCGGGCACGGGCAGGAGGAACCTGCAGCCGGGAAACAAGGATCTTTCAACACGTGCACGACTATAAACCCCGCCCTCGGCCGCCTCTCCAGCAGCTGCTGCCTCTCCAGCGGCTGCTCCCTCACCAATCGTCGCCACGCGCTGTGACGTGTGACCCCACTGCACCCACGCAAACCAGTCCTACCTcagctccaccccctccccacacccctagcccctccccagacctcgTGGGAGGCCGCCAGACTCCACGGCCTGTTGTCCAGAGGGCCCTGCCTCTTCCTTGGGCTCAGTGTCCCCAGCACGTGGGGCTCCACGACCTCGCAGCGGTTCGTGGAGGGAGATGGGCCACAGCCCAGACGGACACGGCCCCGCACCCCGTCCCCTTCCCCGGTACAGGTGGACACACCAAAGCGGCCTTTGGAGGGGGCGACTGAGCACAGGTGCGGATCCGATCGGCGGTCTGGGAAGGTCACGAAGGGGCTCCCGTCGGGGGGCAAGCCTGCCAGtaggaggcaaggagggaagggatGCCGACTGGAGCTAAAGTAGTTAGTGGCCACGGAGAACAGGGATGCGGTCGCATAGGAAAAAACCACAGTGCAAAAGGGAAATCACTAAAATCCCAACTTAGGAAGCTACTGTATATGTGCACGGAAATCCTGCCACGGTAGCCTGAAGTGTAAACACCTCGTATCTCTGTGTGGTGCGATTGAGGGTGGTCCCCacttcttttttgtgtatttctcccCCAAAAGGTTCACAATGACTTTACCTGACCTTTagtgttttcaattctttgacaTCCTTGCGTGCGTGATCTCTACGCCCCACGTGGTGCCGGCACTCACGACCCAGTGAGTGCTTCCACAAGTCAGGCTTGAGAGAGCAGATGATGCCATGCAGGGCGCCGGGCAGCAGCACTCCCCGCACCAACAGCACGACGAGGACCACGCAGGGGAAGGTAGCTGTGAAGTACACGATCTGGGGCGGGACGGAGGGGGGGACCTGCTCAGAAGGGGCCCTGCGGCCCCGCCTCCCCACTTAGGGGCCCCCAGCCTCAGCAGGGGGACAGGCGGGCCACACTCCCCCCACTGTGGTACGGTCCGCTCCGAGGTCAAGCGGGAGGCCAGCCTGCAGCCCCCCCTTCTACTCCTCAGAGCCTGGGCTCCTCCCGAAGGAAGCGGGGTGCTCAGCTGGCCATCGGCCGCCCCCGCAAGGACAGGTCAGCTGtagagagggagggtggaggcaggaCCTTCCCCGGGTGGGGAGCAGGACATCAGCCTGGAGGCAGGTCCCATGCCTCCTGTGGTTCTCTGCACAGAGGCAGGGTCCTGGGCAGGACGGAGTGGACTGGGCCGGCCAGAGACAGAGGCGACAGCGAGGTGACCGCGAAGACCTCTGCCTCCGTCCCACCCTCAGCAGAGCAGGACAGGTAGGCAAGGGAGGGCCACGGGCCGGGTCCCCCCAGGCTGGCCGCaaagcagagagtgaggaagtagtgagtgaggaagagagggaaactggGGCGGGGATGCCCGACACGGGCAAGTTCAGCTGGCGGTCGCCTGGGCCTGTCCCCTCAGGACGGAAGGCGGCTGGGCTGGAGTTTGGAGGTTGCGGAGGACTACCCAGGCACGCGTGGGAAATCCACCGGGCTGGGTTCAAGGACCTGCCCCCGCCTCAGGCCCTGGCCCGGTCACCTCGCATGGCggggtgcccctgccccccaccggcCATGCTGCCATCATCACCCACCCCGACCCGCCCGCCTCCAGCTGTAGCTTTCCTGTTGACTTGACCCCCTTGCAGACACAGAAGTAGGCCAGCACCCAGCAGGCCAGCAGACACAGGGTCACCTCCCAGTTGAGGGCCCCTGGCACGTCCAgcactcccccccctccccgagagCCGCAAGACTTTGTTCCTGGGGGGGGTCAGCCCGTCAGGGCTGCCGCAGCTGAGGGCACAGCGAGCGGGGAGCTGTCGCCGGGGCGGTGCTCCCCCATGCCGCTGCCCTCGGGTCCAGCTGGGCccccctgggcccccaggcccccgGCCCAAGCCCGCAGCCATTGCGGTGTGGGAGGCGGGAGCCCGGGAGCCCCCGGCCAGAGGCCGGTCGCGCCCTCGGCGGTGTACCCTCCCCCAGGCTGGCAGGCACTAGGGGACTGACGGCGCCCGGGACCGAGAAATGGTGAGGGAGCCAGGCCCGTCCCTTCCAGCTCCCCTAGGGGCCGCGCGGGGcgtgctccctgaggacaggcagGGCCTGGGAGTGGCCCCTGCTCGGCATCCCGCGTcggcccccccggcccccggggACGGGTCCCGGCACACGCAGACCCGAGTCGTACGGGGAGCCCACAGACAGGGACAGGCACGGTGCTGCCCAGAAGCGCCTGAGCGCGGCCCACGCCTCGATGCCCGGGACCCGGGCGGGCGGCGGTCAGGGGGCTGCTCACAAGTGCGCCGGGCTGGCGCCTGCGCAGACACacgcttggggggggggggcgggccagGCCGGAAACAGTCACGTGCCAGTGGCCTCACCAGAATGCTCTCGGGGACGAAGGAGCCCGACAGTGACGTCACGCGTCGAGGGGCGCAGCTTCCGGAACCAGCCTCCATCTCCTCGGGGTCAGCGTCGAccggatccaggctctgggccaacacAGCGAGGCCGGCTCGGTGGGAACCAGCTCCGAGGCGTCTGTCTGCGCAGGCGCCCTGGCCATCCCCGACAGCCTTGCGCGCCGAGGAGCCGGGCTTCGCGAGGCCTGCCAGGGGTCTCAGCGGTCCGCCGACAGTGGGCGCAGCGTAGCGGTGGGCTCTGAGGAGGCCGGTGCGGCGGCCATGAGGGCCCCGGACGACGAAGCGGCCTCTCCGGCCCCGGACGACGGCGCGGAGGAAGTGGCGGTCACGCAGGCCCCTGACGATGACGGCGCGGACGGCGCGGCGGTCACGAGGGCTCCCGAGGGTGGCGCGGAGGACGCGGGGGCAGGCCCACAGGCCTCCGACGGAGGCACGGACGGCCACGACCCCCAGCTTAGCCCCCGAGGTCCCGGTTGCCAGGGCAACTGCAGCCGCCACGATGGCGAGGGTGGCCCTGGCAGCAAGGGAGCAGTGGTCGAGGGGGCctgcgcccctcccctggccGAACGGGCCCCGAGGGCCCTGGCCCCCGGTGGAGACGCAGCGCCGGTGGCGGCGGGGACCTCCTCAGGACTGCTGGAGTTGTATCCTTTCCGTGGAGCCTGTCTGGGCAGGGGCCGTGGCGGGGTGGCTGGGGAGCAGGGCGGCAGCCCGGGGACGGGAcggacgggggcgggggtgggcagccTGGCGGGACAGGGACGGCCGGTGCCCGCGGGCCCCCAGGGTGGGGGAAGCGGCTCAGGGTGGGCAGAGGTGGCGGGAGGGAGCGCGAGTGTCCCGGGGGTAGAAGCGGGCCTCTGAGTGGTCAGGAGGCTTCAGGCCATGGGAACTCCAGGAGCCCGTTGTGCCTTAACCGGGTGCCTCCCAGCAGGCTCACTGTGTCTTTCCGGTCGCCCCTGGAGGCAGAGATAGCCCGCAGGGCCCTGACTACACACGTCCAACGCCACCGAGGGTTGGCTCAGAAGGAGCTTTGCGTGAGGGGCAGCGCCCTGGCCGTGTGAGTCCTCCAACAAGAGTAGGCGCGGGACGGGTGGGCGGTGGCGGCGGGTGCCGTGGTCGCATCTCTGCCTTCCAGTGCCATCGTGGAGGCCCCGACGCACGCGTTAGGTggaaggcggggggtggggggttgtgtgggggaaggggctggtgCCCTGCACCTCCACAGCAGGTCTCCCCTTTAACCggatttccctcttccctcacttCTAGGAGATGGACTACTGAAGACCCCATCTGCTTCCGAGTGTCCGTCAACTCCTTCCTGGACCGGCTTCCCCTGGTGATACGAAACATTCGCGCCTTGGGGTCCCGGCCTCCGCCACGCCTAGGCCCGGGAAAGGGGGCCGAGGCCTAACCTGGTAGCACTCACTGGGCAAGGCACGGGGCGTTGACACTTGGCGTCCTCGCCACTTTATTATCAGGGGTCTAACGTTCTGCAGGTCCGGGCCTCGGTGGCTCTTGGCCCACTTCAGTTCCTTCCCTGCGCCCGGAGGGACGGGCGCTTACGTGTTTGTTACTGCACAACATGAAACTGAGCTACTCTTCTGTGTCCGAGTTTCTTCTCAGTTCCTGCGCCTCCACATTTTCTTACCTTTGTTCTGGTGTTGGAAGGGAGGTTCTGGGAATCGTAGTCCAGCAGCCCAAGCTTATCGAAGACGACTCAGGGAGAGGAAAATCAGGTCCTATATTCAGCGGTAAATACCGCTGACGTTTTGGAATACGTTCCTAGTTGTATTTACCCGTTAAATGGATAACAACGTATAACGTATGCATTTTCCAGTTTAGCGTTAACTTTTCTCCGgatcctttttgttttgctttgttttgttttgttttgttttgtttttgtttttccccgtTGAACGTACTAGCTTTCCCACTCCCTAAAAACTCTTCAAAAACTGTTATCCAGGAGACACACAAACGTATTATTACATAATGGTGAGCAGTCGGGTCGTTCTCAGCTTTGCCCCTATTATGGGTCGTGTGAGTCAATGGGATTCTTGAACAGAAGTCTTTGCGCGAACAGTTACTTCCTTCAGATCGTTTCCGAGAGGTAGAATTCCCGCGTTCTATAGCTTCTCGGCACACAAGTGCTCTCCAGAAAAGGCGCCCCGCCGCAAGAAGTCTGGTCTCCCCGCATCACCAACCAGTAGGGTGGCTTCCTACCGAAGTAGAAGACTCCTTTTGTACCAGGGAAATAAGCACGGAAACACTAGAATAGGAATTTTGGGGCTTACTGGCCTTGTTTCCGATGAGCAAGGGAGTGGTGCCACAAGTGGCTACGGGTTTGGGGGCGAGGTGGGGGGTGGTTAGCTCCCTCTGAGTAGCTTGTGTCTTGGAACCTCGCTAAACAGGAGTGCTAGCCTCACGAGGGTTCCCTCGGAGTTTCTACATGCATGGTCATGATCTCTGTAAGCAAACACGGTTTTGGTTCCTTCCTTTCCGGCCTTGCCGGGGctacgggggcggggggagggaacaGGCCGACACTGGACAGATGGGAAGCAAGAGCAGGAAGGCACATGGCAGAGAACCAAatcctggatccagccatgcctgaagacAGAActacccgccccctgcccccgccacgATCGTTCAGTTACACACACCCAGAAACTCTCCCTTTGGTTAAGCCAAcatgaatccttttttttcttttctttctttctttctttctttctttctttctttctttctttccttctctttctcttttgttcgaatggttttatttagtgtttgagagcaagacagagacagcgtgagcggggaagcggcagagagacagagagggagacacagaatctgaggcagactgcaggctctgagctgtcggcacagagctcgacgcagggctcaaacccacgaactgtgagatcgtgacctgagccgaagtcagaccctcaaccgactgagccacccaggcacccccgtcgtgaatcctttttattgcttttctttttgtctttcttcactTGCAATAGAAAAGTCTTGTCCTTTATTGACTTGCGGAACCGTAGGTTTTCTTGTCACTTCACCTGAGAACGTGGCTCTCCCTTCTTTTAACAGAGAAACTGGGCTCTTTAAGTTTACAAAGGCATTGGCTCCTAGCTGGTAGGCCTTCAAGCCGTATGGTGGTAGAGTCTTCTGTGGGTAAGAgtccagagagggaggggagggactgcAAGGGGCAGCTGGaggaaagggacaaagagaaggggCACTGGGACCCACCCTTTCCGGATAGGGCTCCCAAGACTGGCCCGGAATTGTGGGGCCAGATCGTCAAGAGACCGGAACTTAGTgtgagcctccctccctctcccagcaaAGCCCAGAGTTAGGCCACCGCCCTGGCCCCACAGACGGACTGCTGAAGGTGCCGGGCGGCCTTAAcacgtcagccaggtcacaaaacaaatcGATTCCAACGCGTCCCCGGGCTCCCCTCCCAGAGACGAGCCAGAGCCCTGCCCCGCGGCCCGCCGCGTCAGATGTGATCCGGCCCGCATCTTCCacggcctccttccctcccctctccaccttgCTCACTCggatccagccacactggcctcctccctTCACTGAAACACACCAGGCCCACGCCTGCCTCAGGACCCTTGcactgcctcttccctgcctggACCTCTCGTCCCCCGGGGTTCCATCTGGCCCACTCAAATAGCATTCCTGGCCGCTCTCCTTAAGGTTGCGTCCCACGCTCTCCCCACCTGCATTACTTTCACAGGTgtcggggggggggcggtaagaAGCAGGTGCGCCCGTCAGCATGGAGGTGCACCTGCGGCAGTAAAGCGTCGTGGGACACGAAGGAGCTTGGGTGCTGTCGATGACCCTAGGGAGTCTTGAACGGAGCGGGACGGGATGCAGCTTACGTCTTATCAGGTTCCCAGTGCCTGCTGCGCTGGGAAGGGGACGAGGGCAGGCAGGACAGAAGTGGGGAGACTGGCACGCAGGCGAGAGACCCCCAGGCTGCGGccagtggaggtggggagaagggaacgGGTTCCGACTGGATCTTGACGGGAGAGCCACCGGGGTTTGCTGGCACGGATCGGACGTGGCCCTGGACCTCGTCAGATGCGCGGGACCCCTGCAACGGGTCACCCTTCCTCCCATAAAGGGAGCCCAGCTCCTCCAGAGTCCAACAGcctccccacctgcttccctgCTCGCCGACCACCCACCTGCCACACACTGCCACCGTTTTCCCGACGTTT carries:
- the LOC125159332 gene encoding uncharacterized protein LOC125159332, producing MEAGSGSCAPRRVTSLSGSFVPESILIVYFTATFPCVVLVVLLVRGVLLPGALHGIICSLKPDLWKHSLGRECRHHVGRRDHARKDVKELKTLKDPCQDFREASSSVINWKNTLGKDDTSESQPQGALRIVGSEPQGMRPLMTREYRMGSGADLASCASALLHRSESRPISHKVLLCRESWPRQEVMDIWSWPGSSAVKRLQAPPELTLSLVTCHHPLPGPF